Within the Pseudobythopirellula maris genome, the region TGGCGCCGACCAGGACTACGCCCCGCTGGTGTTCGGCACGAGCGACCCGGGCTGGCCGGGCGACGGCGACACTACGGTCGAGTACCAAGACTACATTGCTGAAACCAACGTCCAGAACGAGATCAACCATTACAACGAGGCGTTCGACAACCTGCTGCCGCTGAAGTTCTTCATCGACTACAAATACGAGGACCTCGAGATCTGGGCCCGCTACACCCGCGGCGGTGTGCAGTACGCGACCGCCCCCACGGCTGGCCTCTTTTCGCCGGCCGGCTATGGCAACTATGTCACCGAGTTACAGAACAGCACAGGCACGCAGCAGGCCACACTCCACTCGAAGTACGAGACCGAGATCCACGAGGACCTCAAGTTCATCGCCACGCTCGGTTTCGACCACTCCGAGTTCGCACGCACCCTGTTTGTCGGGCCCACCGAGTCGTACGCCGAAGAGGAGCTCAACGGCCGGGCGGTGTTTGTCAGCACCCTGGGCGACCATCAGATCGCCTACGGCGGCGAGATTTACTACGACTGGTTCGGCCTGGAGTCGCACCTGCTGCCCGTGCCGCCGACCAACGGGCGGCTGGGCGCCGACTTCACGCCGTGGAGCACGCAAACATACTCCGCGTTGTTCGAGGACCAGTGGCAGATCAACGACGAGTGGACCACCTTCATGGGCGGCCGCTGGGACAAGAACACCTACACCGGGTGGATGTACTCGCCCAAGGCGGCCGTCGTGTACACGCCCGACGACAAGACCGCCTGGAAGCTGCTCCTGAACCGCTCGCAGCGGATGAACTTCGCCGAGGAGCTGCGCGCCCAGTGGCTCAGCAACCGCACGGACGGACAGCCGGAGATTCTCAGGAGCTACGAACTGCGACTCGAACGCTCTCCGACCGAGTGCTTCAACCACGCGATGTCGATCTTCTACCTCGACCTCGACGCGATCGCCTGGAACGGCGTGACCAACAGCAGCACACTCACCGGCAACCAAACGCAGTACGGCATCGAGTACGAGACCTACTACAAGCACGGCTGCTGGACCCTCCAGGGCAGCCACTCGTTCTCGAAACTGATCAAGTTCACGCGGTTCGACCCGACCGTGACGCCGTTCATCACCGCGTCGCCCGACGGCTACGGCAACGACCTGAACAACTGGTCGAACCACATCACCAAGCTGTTCGTGCAGTGCCAGCTGACGCCGAAGCTCAGCAGCGACACCTCGCTCAGGTACTACTGGGGCTTCGCGGGCGCCAAGGACGTGCAGGACAGGGCGAACGCCGGAGGGGGCGCCTTCGGAGCGACTCGACCCGACTGGGACAGGCCCTACCTCGACAGCGTGTTCCTGAACCACGCCCTCAACTACCGAGTCGACCGCAACATCCGCTTGCGGCTCGAGGGCTACAACCTGCTGGGCATGTTCCAAAACACGCTCAACAAGCGGATCTACGGCGGCGAGGGGAGCTACCGTGTCGACCCGGCGGCCGTGGGCCTGTCGTGCGAGATGACGTACTGAGCGCGGCCGCTTGCGCGTGGTTGCTAGTTGGTAGTTGCTAGGCGTTAGTTAAAGCGGCTGCCGTAACAACTAGCGCCTAGCGACTACCAACTCGTCCCGGCTGGCACGGACAGCCGGCCTCGGGTGATCTCGCAATCTAGCAAAGACCTTTCGGCCGATTGTCCGTGTGCGAATCACAGGAGGCGACAGCGGTTCGAATGCCTCTTGTCGCTACCCGACCCCGCCAAATTGTCGAGCAAGCATCTAATGCAGGCCGGCCCCACACCGCGCCAATCTGTCGGGGCCACCCTTTATCGCGATGCGCTCATTCTTCTTTCGCCGTCGTGCGTTTCTTCGTCCCCTTGGCCGCCTTCTTCTTGGCGGTGGTCTTCTTTGCCGCCTTTTTCTTAGTGGTCTTCTTGGCGGCCTTCTTCTTGGTCGTCTTCTTCTTTTTCTTCGACCCTCCCGCCGCGGCGCGGGCCGCCAGCAGATTGAGCGCCTCGTTGAACGTCAGCTCGTCGGGCGCCTGCCCCTTGGGCAGCGACGCGTTTGTCTCGCCGTCGGTGACGTACGGCCCGTAGCGGCCGTCGAGCATCTGCACCTGCGTGTCGGTGACCGGCGACTTCTCCTCGAAGATCTTCAGCGGCGGCTTCGCCTGGCCGCGGCCGCGTTGTTGCTTGGGCTGGTTGAGCAACTCGATCGCCTGTTCGAGCGTCACGTCGAGCGGCGACACGTCGGCCGGCAGCGATCGGGTCTCCGTGCCGCACTTCACGTACGGCCCGTAGCGGCCGTTGTAGGCGGTGATCGTGTCCTCGAGCTTGGGGTGGACGCCCAGCTCGCGGGGGATCGAGAGCAGCTTGAGCGCCGTCTCGAAGGTGATGTCCTCGGGCGACATGCCCTTCAGGAGCGAGGCGTTCTTAGGCTTCTCGTCGTCGTCGGTCTCGCCGCGTTGGATGTACGGGCCGAAGCGGCCGACCTTCAGGTAGACCGGCTTGCCGGTCTCGGGGCACGTTCCTAGCGGCTCCTCGGCCTTGGCCGCTTGGGCCAGCAGGTCGAGGGCGTACTCGAGCTTCACCTCGTCCGGCGGCAGCTCTTCGGGGAGCGACGCGGTCTTCTCCCCCTTCTCGACGAACGGCGAGTAGCGGCCTACGCGGACGAACACGTCCTC harbors:
- a CDS encoding TonB-dependent receptor plug domain-containing protein produces the protein MRIDRWNQCVARLIGVALLMAMASAAPVGAAEDLPPIPGAAVATDSVDDSELDEGSDEDSEEGDDLDKLLDMDLDQLSQVKVTTQEFSSAALTEVRTEEGGRSVSPAAITTISREDIYRSGARGLNELLEIYVPNFQWVLHHWEQSHIGLRGVISDREDKYLLLVNGRIMNDKTHYGAASERELPQLGDIHHIDVVRGPGSAIYGPGAVSMVIAIYTETAETFTGTRFHARQGFIDEYSTLELTHAFQWDCAEGGMLFYAGVGSRDGADQDYAPLVFGTSDPGWPGDGDTTVEYQDYIAETNVQNEINHYNEAFDNLLPLKFFIDYKYEDLEIWARYTRGGVQYATAPTAGLFSPAGYGNYVTELQNSTGTQQATLHSKYETEIHEDLKFIATLGFDHSEFARTLFVGPTESYAEEELNGRAVFVSTLGDHQIAYGGEIYYDWFGLESHLLPVPPTNGRLGADFTPWSTQTYSALFEDQWQINDEWTTFMGGRWDKNTYTGWMYSPKAAVVYTPDDKTAWKLLLNRSQRMNFAEELRAQWLSNRTDGQPEILRSYELRLERSPTECFNHAMSIFYLDLDAIAWNGVTNSSTLTGNQTQYGIEYETYYKHGCWTLQGSHSFSKLIKFTRFDPTVTPFITASPDGYGNDLNNWSNHITKLFVQCQLTPKLSSDTSLRYYWGFAGAKDVQDRANAGGGAFGATRPDWDRPYLDSVFLNHALNYRVDRNIRLRLEGYNLLGMFQNTLNKRIYGGEGSYRVDPAAVGLSCEMTY